One window from the genome of Polynucleobacter sp. MWH-Svant-W18 encodes:
- the rpsS gene encoding 30S ribosomal protein S19, producing MTRSAKKGPFCDASLVKKVEVAQANKDKKPIKTWSRRSTILPDFIGLTIAVHNGRQHVPVYVSENMVGHKLGEFALTRTFKGHAADKKVVKK from the coding sequence ATGACACGTTCAGCTAAAAAAGGCCCATTCTGCGACGCCAGCTTAGTAAAAAAAGTTGAAGTTGCACAAGCCAACAAAGACAAAAAGCCGATCAAAACTTGGTCACGCCGTTCAACAATTCTTCCAGACTTTATTGGTCTGACAATTGCTGTTCACAACGGTCGTCAACACGTTCCGGTTTATGTATCAGAAAACATGGTGGGTCATAAGTTAGGCGAATTTGCCTTGACCCGTACTTTCAAAGGTCACGCTGC